From a single Streptomyces sp. 1331.2 genomic region:
- a CDS encoding ArsR/SmtB family transcription factor, whose translation MRDSCGRIGIANGMHALLDNLHPKLNWKPPVLEVAGEPDRDIYLNGRGLVLCPSLFLAGKACMVLEDVQESGAPVLVFSVPLDAATEAEFWGHNAGSEQALSALVGHTRAAALQMLSESCTTGELSQRLNISLAGASKHATVLRKAGLVTTARKRNTALHSLTPLGVALLRQRHSART comes from the coding sequence GTGCGCGACTCATGCGGCCGCATCGGCATCGCCAACGGGATGCACGCACTCCTGGACAACCTCCACCCGAAGCTCAACTGGAAGCCTCCGGTCCTGGAGGTCGCCGGAGAACCGGATCGCGACATCTACCTCAACGGGCGGGGCCTGGTGCTGTGCCCGTCACTCTTCCTGGCCGGCAAGGCCTGCATGGTCCTGGAGGACGTCCAGGAGAGCGGGGCTCCCGTCCTGGTCTTCTCGGTACCCCTGGACGCGGCCACCGAGGCCGAGTTCTGGGGCCACAACGCGGGCAGCGAGCAGGCGCTGAGCGCCCTGGTCGGACACACCCGCGCCGCCGCGCTCCAGATGCTCTCGGAGAGCTGCACCACCGGTGAACTCTCCCAGCGGCTGAACATCTCCCTGGCCGGCGCCAGCAAGCACGCCACGGTGCTGCGCAAGGCAGGACTGGTCACCACGGCCCGCAAGCGCAACACCGCACTGCACTCGCTGACGCCGCTCGGCGTGGCACTGCTGCGGCAGCGGCACTCCGCCAGGACCTAG
- a CDS encoding MbtH family protein, with protein sequence MSTNPFENPDGTYLVLVNDEGQHSLWPSFAETPAGWTVALTETDRQSALDYVEANWTDMRPKSLQEAMGAR encoded by the coding sequence ATGAGCACCAACCCGTTCGAGAACCCGGACGGCACCTACCTCGTGCTGGTCAACGACGAGGGCCAGCACTCCCTTTGGCCGTCCTTCGCCGAGACGCCGGCCGGCTGGACGGTCGCCCTGACCGAGACCGACCGGCAGTCGGCGCTCGACTACGTCGAGGCGAACTGGACCGACATGCGGCCCAAGAGCCTCCAGGAGGCGATGGGCGCGCGTTAA
- a CDS encoding tryptophan 2,3-dioxygenase family protein has product METAPATLQFPGRCDEVAQIQERAGREALTAGERDLLTKLYEEAYSEQSCASEVMRLLTRSFSREPIPQYYRYANLHVYSWFLDLHPTEPVAGAVLALEATLADLDAVERRAAPRLTEADNTEERLRRLDVLREHVRQLRVETGGDTTGGEIIDRSRDDDLARWQASVLTRCSGFLASGDHHEHMFLRAVQACELAFYLIRYFTVRARMAIGRDDELAKALMAQLTQYAELPNHIFHVLKTLTPELFLVFRDATGEASAVQSLNYHMMELVIYGYDARKVEAYTKFDHLYELTVPPLRSVRPLRDAVLEAGVPALTEGFAEVERTLLTWRGRHYGFGRRYLPGMEGSGGTEGAGYLRRFVHKDNLVPEPITTAPGLDLLGFAFR; this is encoded by the coding sequence ATGGAAACCGCACCGGCGACCTTGCAATTTCCGGGACGATGCGACGAGGTCGCACAGATCCAGGAGAGGGCGGGCCGCGAGGCGCTGACCGCGGGTGAGCGCGACCTGCTGACCAAGCTCTACGAAGAGGCCTACTCCGAGCAGAGTTGCGCGAGCGAGGTGATGCGGCTGCTGACCCGCTCGTTCAGCCGGGAGCCCATCCCGCAGTACTACCGCTACGCCAACCTGCACGTCTACTCGTGGTTCCTCGACCTGCACCCGACCGAGCCGGTGGCCGGCGCGGTGCTCGCCCTGGAGGCCACCCTGGCCGACCTGGACGCGGTCGAGCGCCGGGCCGCGCCGCGGCTCACCGAGGCCGACAACACCGAGGAGCGCTTACGACGGCTGGACGTCCTGCGCGAGCACGTCCGGCAGTTGCGGGTGGAGACCGGCGGCGACACCACGGGCGGCGAGATCATCGACCGCTCGCGCGACGACGACCTGGCGCGATGGCAGGCGTCCGTCCTGACCCGCTGCTCCGGCTTCCTCGCCTCCGGCGACCACCACGAGCACATGTTCCTGCGCGCGGTGCAGGCCTGCGAGTTGGCCTTCTACCTGATCCGCTACTTCACCGTGCGGGCGCGGATGGCGATCGGGCGCGACGACGAACTGGCGAAGGCGCTGATGGCGCAGCTCACCCAGTACGCGGAACTGCCCAACCACATCTTCCACGTGCTGAAGACGCTCACCCCCGAGCTGTTCCTGGTGTTCCGCGACGCCACGGGCGAGGCCAGCGCCGTCCAGTCGCTGAACTACCACATGATGGAACTGGTCATCTACGGCTACGACGCGCGCAAGGTCGAGGCCTACACGAAGTTCGACCACCTCTACGAGCTGACCGTGCCGCCGCTGCGCTCGGTGCGTCCGCTGCGCGACGCGGTGCTGGAGGCCGGCGTTCCGGCGCTGACCGAGGGCTTCGCCGAGGTCGAGCGCACGCTGCTGACCTGGCGCGGCCGGCACTACGGGTTCGGCCGCCGCTACCTGCCCGGAATGGAGGGCTCCGGCGGCACCGAAGGCGCCGGCTACCTCCGGCGGTTCGTCCACAAGGACAACCTGGTCCCGGAGCCCAT
- a CDS encoding methyltransferase translates to MLPSALEKAVYGVYATTAIHLADKHGVFGFLVDQAAPTAEIADKLGLDGETLDRLLVLLDSFGVIDRNEDGAYLVTPEMAPYLDPRSPRSVGGFLSHVMGSTIGRLPHLDGYLTDGKSAVDAALPAPFEVMYKTPKLTEEFLAAMWELTYDVSRELVPMAGLDQVGHLVDVGGASGPFCVAALEATPGLRATVYELPEVEPYVADTVEKFGLQGRLDFAAGDFHRDEFPATDCVAFGYILSGWTDETGLELLQKAYRACSDGGRVLIMDRLFDDDRRGPLPTAVMNLSMHVEAKGRHRTSAEFIGLLEAAGFVDCEVHRSTQDKQLVIGHKR, encoded by the coding sequence ATGCTGCCCAGCGCGTTGGAAAAGGCCGTCTACGGCGTGTACGCGACCACTGCCATCCATCTGGCGGACAAGCACGGCGTGTTCGGGTTCCTGGTGGACCAGGCGGCACCCACCGCCGAGATCGCCGACAAGCTCGGGCTCGACGGGGAGACCCTCGACCGGCTGCTGGTCCTCCTCGACTCCTTCGGCGTCATCGACCGGAACGAGGACGGCGCCTACCTGGTCACGCCGGAGATGGCGCCCTACCTGGACCCCCGGAGCCCGCGCTCCGTCGGCGGCTTCCTCAGCCACGTGATGGGCAGCACCATCGGCCGACTGCCGCACCTGGACGGGTACCTGACGGACGGGAAGTCGGCCGTGGACGCCGCCCTGCCGGCCCCGTTCGAGGTGATGTACAAGACTCCGAAGCTCACCGAGGAGTTCCTGGCCGCCATGTGGGAGCTCACGTACGACGTGTCCCGCGAACTGGTGCCGATGGCCGGGCTGGACCAGGTCGGGCACCTGGTGGACGTCGGCGGCGCGAGCGGCCCGTTCTGCGTGGCCGCGCTGGAGGCGACCCCCGGTCTGCGCGCCACCGTGTACGAGCTGCCCGAGGTGGAGCCCTACGTGGCCGACACCGTCGAGAAGTTCGGCCTGCAGGGCCGACTGGACTTCGCCGCGGGCGACTTCCACCGCGACGAGTTCCCCGCGACCGACTGCGTCGCGTTCGGCTACATCCTGTCCGGCTGGACGGACGAAACCGGCCTGGAACTGCTGCAGAAGGCGTACCGCGCCTGCTCCGACGGCGGGCGGGTCCTGATCATGGACCGCCTGTTCGACGACGACCGCCGCGGCCCGCTGCCCACCGCGGTGATGAACCTGTCGATGCACGTCGAGGCCAAGGGCCGGCACCGCACCTCGGCGGAGTTCATCGGCCTGCTGGAGGCCGCCGGCTTCGTCGACTGCGAGGTGCACCGGTCCACGCAGGACAAGCAACTGGTCATCGGCCACAAGAGGTGA